The Calothrix sp. PCC 7507 DNA segment CAACCTCATAGTTGTAAACGCCAATAGGAACCACTCCAGAAGACAATGACAAATCTGCAAATGTAATTTTTAGAGTAGTTTGTGGCGGAATTGGTTGAGCGAAATTGACTCTAATTATGTTGCCTTCTCTGGAGATATTAGACTCGATTGCTTGACCAGATTGATCATTAATTTGAATTCTGTCTCCGACGCTAATGAAATCTGGCGGACGAACCGTAATAAAAGATAAAGGCTGATCTCCTGTATACACGCTAATCATATGGGCATCCATGTAACCATTTGTGCTGCTAATCCGGGGCGCACTTGGGCTATACTGAGCTTGTTGTCCCTGAGCTACAGATGGCAAGGACATAGTGGCGATCGCTAGGCTAAGAGTTGAAAAGCAAATCAATTTTTTCATTACCTACCTCCAATAAATAAAATCAATCAAGAATCAGCTTCATTATCCAAAGCTTGCATTTAGCTACTTCCCTGAAATCTCATCATTTACATCTGCCTATATAAAGTGAGAGAATTTTGCACAGTAGTTCATTTTTTAATCATTGTTGATTCCAGCATGAATAAAAAACAGCAGCGCAAAGTCAGCACTTGTTGAATAAATTAAGCGCTATCGTTCCTCAACAGAAAACATCTAGTTTTTGAGGATTCTACACTCTATATTTATAGGCAGTAGGAAATTTACTCAGGTGAATCTGGCTAGACTAAATTACACCAACACACAGCTAAATATTGCGATTTTATTTCAGCAACTTTAGTGTGCATATAGTTTTTAGCCCCATGCAACTCGGCATAAGTTATTCTTGAAACTCTTCAATTACACTCTATAAAAGTCAAAAGATTATTGCTTCTGACCAAGGGGATATCTATCCTACACATCTCAATGTTGTAGGGTAGATTATGAATTTGCCCCATCTACCAAAGGTCATAAATAGGGACTCTAGGGTGTTTTTACCTTAATTTCACTGTATTGATGGATGACAAAAGTTTTGTCCAGCATCGAAACTTCTCTGATGCTGGTTAATGTTTTTGCAGATATTTAATTTACTGCAAAAGCCCAATCATATGTAATAGTCCATGACCAGTAATCATTTCGATGATTAAGGCAATAAAACCAAGCATCGCAATCCGACCATTCCAGACTTCAGCACTACTTGTTATACCCCATTCCCAACGCTCTTGGGGGTACATTTTGACCCTTTTTTTCATTTGAGCCGCTTGTGAAAGCTTGAAACTGGGTTGTTGGAGCGCATCAAGCACTAAATCTGCCAGTGCTTTAATAAATACTGGATGGGTGTTGGGAGCGGGTACACGCCGGAAGTTATGAATTCCCGACTCCTCAGCTACCTCCCGATACTCAATGTCAATTTCTTGGAGTGTCTCAATATGTTCTGAGACAAAACTAATCGGTACGACAACCAAATCTTTCACGCCTTGTGCGCCTAGTTCTTTAAGCGCATCTTCTGTGTAGGGTTGGAGCCATTCCACAGGGCCGACCCGACTTTGATAAGCTAAGGTATGAACATTTGGTCGATTGAGGGTTTGCATAATTAGGAGAGTGCATTCCTCAATTTCTTGCTGATAAGGGTCGCCAGCTTCTTCTACATAGCTTTTGGGCACACCATGAGCGCTAAAGAAGATATGAACTGTATCCGGGTTGGGAAATTGATCGATTTCTTGGGCTATGAGTTCCGCCATCGCCTGGAGGTAGCCTGGTTCTTTGTACCAGGAGGGAATGACGGTATATTCAATAGGTTGAAGTTTTGGGTTTTCTTGCCAAAGTTTTTCTAAGAGTCGGAAGCTAGAGCCACTGGTACTGATGGAAAATTGAGGATAAAGTGGTAGGATTACCAAGCTTTCGATATTATCTTGGGCAAGCTGGGCGATCGCTTCTTCAGTATAGGGATGCCAATAACGCATTCCTACGTAGATATTGGCTTCTTGTCCCAAATCACTCAACTTTTCTTTGAGTGCTTCTCCTTGAGCTTCTGTGATTCGCCGCAGTGGCGAACCGCCGCCTATCTGCTTGTAGTTTGCTTGCGATGTTTTGGTTCGCCGGGTAGCAATAAACCATGCTAAGGGTTTTTGCAACCAACTAAATGGTAGGCGAATAATTTCTGGATCAGAAAACAGGTTAAACAAAAACGGTCCGACATCTTCTAGCTTATCAGGACCACCGAGATTGAGTAATAATACGCCTACACGACCCATAGCAGTTACTTTCCCCCAATCCTTTCAGTTTTTTTACTAATGTTAACAATATATCTTTATTAAATATAAAGGTTAATTGGTAAGGAAAGATGTGATGGCAACAATTTTAAGAGATTGGAGTTACCGCTATCAGTGGCTGTATGATGCAATATCGAGTTTAGCCGCTTTGAGTGTTGGTGGTGAAGCCCGTTTTCGGCAACTAGCTTTGCAAGGCTTAACGATTCACTCAGATACTAAAATCCTCGATTTATGTTGCGGTAGTGGTCAAGCAACGCGGTTTTTGGTAAAATTTTCACAAAATGTAACAGGACTAGATGCCTCTCCGCTATCTTTGAACCGAGCGCGACGGAATGTACCTATTGCTTCCTATGTGAAAGCTTTCGCTGAAGATACGCCCTTTGTAGATAATGAGTTTGATGTGGTGCATACCAGCGTTGCTATGCACGAGATGGAAAGCGAGCAATTACGCAAAATTATTCATGAGGTTTATCGCATCCTTAAGCCGGGAGGGGTGTTTACACTGGTGGATTTTCACGCTCCCACAAATCCGATATTTTGGCCTGGAGTGTCATTGTTTTTGCTGTTGTTTGAAACGAAGACAGCTTGGGAATTACTGAAAACAGATTTGCCTGCTTTGTTAACAGAGATTGGGTTTAAGGTGGGTGAACCAACTTTGTATGCAGGTGGAAGTTTGCAGGTAATCCAGGCGACGAAGTGAAAGATACCGCCAGATTTATGGCAGGCCTCTAGCCTGCCGCTAAAATCAATTATGGGTGATTGTTATATTGAGATTAGCATAATGAAATTTTGAGGTTAATAAAAATGACACAAGAACTAATAGACCTCAGAACTTGTATCCAAGAAGGAAGATATGCAGATGCCTTGGCAATTGTGGATGAATTAGAGGGCATGAGCAAACAAGCCATTCTCCGTAATATCCAAGCTTATTTAAGAATTTTGTTAATTCACCTAATTAAGAATCAAATAGAACAGCGGTTAACAAATTCTTGGGCTGCTTCTCTTCGCAATTCAATTGTGGGAATTAGAAAACTCAATCTAAAAGATAATAAAAAATCATATTACATCAATCAAGATGAGTGGGATAGTTGGCTGGAAGATGAAATTGAATTGGCGATTGCTGATGCCAGTGTGGAAGTTTTGAATGGCATTTACAATGAATTCAAACTTGCCGAAATTGTGAATAGAATTGAGGTAATCGAAGATGCAAAGAGGTTTATAGCGCTAACATATCCTTATACGATTAAAGAATTAACGAAGGTTATAGCTGAAAATTTGACTCAGCTACCCGGTGGAGAAGATTGGCAAGCAGGTAGGCAGTGAGCGAAATCGCCTATCTAGCGTAAAATATTAGAAGATGCGATCGCTGCCCATAAATTAGGATTTGTTATCCTCTTTGCTAGACAGAAAAGCCGATATTACTGTAACTTGATAGACAAACCGTAGTTTGGTTTAATGTTAATGCACCCATGAAAGGTAATCAAGTTTTCGCCACTACAAAGGTGAAGTCGCCATAGACTGAGAATTAAGATTTCCAGGCAATTCTTCGGAAACACTAAATATTGCAACTCCATACCTCGATATAAACATGAAAGAAATAACACGCCGCAAATTTATCGCCACAGCCACTGTGGCGACTGGTTTTGCGCTTGCAGTCCAACCTGTTTCTGCCAAAGTCATCACTACTGATACTAAAGGGTTGGTAGCTGGGGCAGTGAAAATTCCCGTAAAAGATGGTGAAATTCCTGCTTATAGGGCGCAACCAGCCACTGGTAGCAACTTCCCGATTGTGCTGGTGATCCAGGAAATATTTGGTGTACACGAGCATATTCAGGATGTCGCCCGTCGCTTTGCTAAGTTGGGATATTTAGCGATCGCTCCAGAATTGTTTATCCGTCAGGGCGATGTCTCCAAGTTAAGCAGCATTGATGAAATTCGCCCTATTGTCGCCAAAGTACCAGATGCTCAAGTATTATCCGATCTTGATTCTACGGTAGATTGGGCCGTGAAGTCCGCTAAAGGTAACGCCAACAAATTGGGAATTACAGGCTTCTGCTGGGGTGGTCGGATTACTTGGTTATATGCAGCACATAATCCCAATGTTAAGGCCGGTGTGGCTTGGTATGGGCGACTAGTGGGTGATGCTACCGAACTCACACCCAAGCATCCTGTTGATATTGCATCAACGCTGAAAGTCCCCGTTCTTGGACTCTATGGCGGCAAAGATACAGGCATTCCCCTAAATACAGTAGAGCAAATCCGCGATCGCCTCAAGTCCAGCAGCAGCAAATCGGAAATCATTGTCTACCCGGATGCACCTCACGCCTTTTTTGCCGATTATCGCCCTTCCTACCGCGAGAAAGAAGCCAAAGAAGGCTGGAAACGCCTGCAAACATGGTTTAAGCAGTATGGCGTGTAATTAGAGATGAGGAAGATAGGGAAGATAAAGAAATAAGCAATAGGACTAGCCCTTTCAAGGTGAACAACGTATCTTCGTTGTTTCAGTGCGATCATCCTGAGTTATCCGCTCAGATTTTGGGCTTTTTGAAGGTTGAAATAACCAATTTTCGTGCCGAATTTCACCACCTTGAAAGGGCTAGCAATAGGACTAGCCCTTTCAAGGTGACAAACGAAGATACGTTGCTTTAGTGTGATCATCCTAAGTTATCCGCTCAGATTTTGGGATTTTTAAAGGTTGAAATAACCAATTTTCGTTCCGAATTTCACCACCTTGAAAGGGCTAGCAATAGGACTTACGCATTGACAGGAAATGCAAAATATGAATGATAAACAGAACACATCTTTCGTAGGGGTTTAGCAGTGCTAAACCCTCCATAGTGCGGATCTGTTTACCATCAAAGTCATGATTGATCAAAACCGGAAATTTCTAATTTTGGTTAATGCATACAATAATTAATTTTTACAGTGCGTAAGTCCTAGCAATTATAATTACCCCTCATCCCCTTTATCTCCCACATCCCCATCAGTTTGCTGTTTCTCGGAGGCTTTTTGACGCTTGTGTTCCTTCCATCTACCACTCTTACGTGCTGCTTCAGTTAAAAGAAACTCAATTTGAGCATTGACACTCCTTAAATCGTCTGCTGACCATTTCTCTAGGACTTCGTAAAGCTTGAGGTCTAAACGCAATAAAAACCGTTTTTTCTGACTCATTTCTTAGGTATAAAGGCTGCCAGTGTTAATTACAGGCTGGGCATTTTGATCCGAGGCTAAAACAACCAACAGATTATTGATCATAGAGGCTTTACGTTCTTCATCCAATTCCACAATTTGCCGTTCACTTATCCGCTTGAGAGCTTCATCAACCATTCCCACGGCACTTTCAACTATCTGTCGCCTCGCATCAATAATCGCTTTGGCTTGTTGACGACGCAACATAACTTGAGCTATTTCGGGAGCATAAGCTAGGTGAGAAAGTCTCGCCTCTAAAATTTCGACTCCAGCAACCTCTAATCGAGTCTGTAATTCTTTCTGTAGGAAAAGCGCAATTTCGTCAGGAATTCCCCTTAAAGAAGGAATGGATGCTTCGTCAGGAGCGTCGTAAGGATAGCGATTCGCTAAAGCGCGAATTGCTGTCTCACTTTGGATAGCAATAAACTCTTCATAGTTATTGACTGCAAATTGAGACTTAGCTGAATCTACTACCTGCCACACTACCACCGCCCCAATCTCTATAGGACTACCTTGAGCATCATTGACTTTTAGTTGCTTGGTATTAAAGTTGCGAACTTTTAAAGAAACTCTGCGTTTAATAGTCAAGGGGTTAGTCCACCAAAAACCAGCCTCACGCACACTACCCACATAACGACCAAAAAAGACTAGTACTACTGCTTGGTTTGGTTCAAGTGTAAAAAAACCTGATATGGAAGGGATTACCACTGCTATGAGTGTTACTCCTAACCATGCACCTAGTTCTGCATCAAAAAAATCTCCTACTCTCAATTCTCTCCCCAATCCTGCTATCAATTCATGTAATGTTGACCAAGCTAGCCATCCGCCGCCAATCGCTATGGCTAATACAAGCATAAGAGCTAAGAAGCCGTTGACTTTAAACGCCGGAACTTCCGTGATTCTCTCCATAATCTACTCCTAAGATTCGACTATTTTGTTATCAAAATGATATCACTTTGACTACAAAATAGTAGCACTGACAAGGAGATGTAGTTAACTTTACAAAATGTGTAACCTAGATAACCAAGTTTGAGCATCTGCAGGCGAGTGCAAATGTACAAATTTCAAATGAGTATATTCAGGCTCTTGCAATAAAGATGTATATTTCCGGCGATTTTTGTTGTAAGTTTGCAGCACCCACAACAAAATAGAATCGCGGCTAAAAAAAGATTTTTGCCATGTCTCGCGATTACCATTGCAGACTTCTTGTTGTGTTACTACCCGCGAAAGTGTCCGCCACAATATCCGACACATCACCACTGGCCAAGAATAGTCCAGCCAGACAACCGTATCAGCCCTTGCCCAAAAGATATCCCGAACTATGCTGTAATTACCATCTACTACCCAGCTACTGCTAGATAGTGCTTGAGAAACCCTCTGGCGCATCACATTGTTTGGTACTTCTATCCAATTGGGTTCCCAGTGCAAATAGTCTAATTCCACATGAGGAATGGTAAGACGTTGAGATATTTGCTTGGCTAACGTCGTTTTACCAGAACCACCGGTACCGACTATGGAAATACGCTGCATTTTTAGAAATATTTTATTGAGGCTGGGCAACACTGCCTATTTTACTACTTTAAAACTGGGGCATAAATGCGTAGCAGTGAGAGGGCTTTAACTGTAATTTGCACAGTCACATATCATGATCAGCCAAAAGTGTCGATTTATGTAAATAATTTGTTATACTAATTTACATAAGGTAACAAATTTGCAACATCAACTTGACAACTTTCACCCTAAATGGGTCATAAGAGGCAGTAATGGATCAAGCTATCGAACTAACTTTAGAGCAAGAATTTAGCATTCGTTGTTTTGCTGGCCAAGTGCAGCAAATGTCCCGCGAACAAGCTCAAGAGTTTTTGATCTTGCAGTATAAGCAGATGATGATTCGGGAAACGATGTTTCAGGAAATCCTCAAACACAATTGGAAACTAGATATCGATTCCACCTCCCTGTAAAACGGGGAGTAGTCCTGGCTTTACGCAACTAAGTAAATCAATACAGTCACAAAATCTAGTTTTGTGACTGTATCTATATAACTGGTGGTAGGCAAAACATAGCTATTTTAAACGTTTTGAGCGATATCCTCACTCAGCCCCCATGAAAAATCTCTAAGAGATTAGGCGATCGCTACCCCGGAAATAGTAACTACCCTTTATCAGAAAAGTAGCTATTTTGCAAGATTATTGTTATACTTGTTTACATGATAACCGACTTAGATTTCAGATCTCCTGAGCTATTTGGTCCTGTTGTTTTCAGACCTGATTTTAATAGCTTTAAGACTATCAACGCTTCCCAAGCTTGGTCTCTATTCTTTACAGGTGGTAGAGAAGACAAGCAACTAGATTCTAACCCTCGAATAGGCCTTTTCTTTACTAGCATTTTGCTAGCTCTTGGAATTTCAGGGTTCGCCAGAACATTGATTCTCCGGACTTTCTTCCCTGCTTAAGTGCTTGACTAATAGTTAGTACGATGTTTTTCTGAACCACCAATAAAGTTGGTGGTTCAAATTTTCAGTGTGTCTCCACTGAGATTTGATCAACAGGATAGTTTCGACTACCAACCTACAAATATTTTAAAGTCTGAATAGCGTTCAAGATATCAAGATAAATATTCATATAAGAGGATGTTTTAAACATATACAAAAGGTACGCTTGCCAAGCATCCTCCAAGATTCGGTAACTTAACTAGGGGAATTAATGTTAGAACTCAACATCTTGACAGTATTCTCAACTACTTACTGTGTTGGCATTTGTGCTTTTTTAATTCCAGCCAACCTAATTGCTACATCGTTGGCAATAGGTTTAACATTATTGTGTCGTCCAGCTATTGAGATTTGGCTAACTGTCATAATTGCGAGTGTCTTTTCTCTCTTGCTGATACTGCACGTCTTTGCTTGGTTTATGATTGGAGTTGTCATGGCTCCCACATATATTTTATTGGTGCTAGCAAGCATCTGTCTGTCCGCAAATTTAGGAGCAATTCTCCTAAGCAGACGCTTTGCTCCCTGCGTATAACTAAGATACGGTTAGCTTTTATTTAAATCAGCGCTTGGCAACTAAAACCATGAGGAGTCAAGCGATAATAGATAAACTAATCTTGGAAGATGGTACTCAATCCGAGTTTAGAATTAATGTCAAGTGGTATGTATCTGTACATTCCCGCCCTTTAAATATTCATATGCGATCGCCTACAATGGCTTTCCTCTAGACAACTTTGACACGTGTCTGCTTCACTAGTATAAGACAGTACATTGAGTACTGAATGCTAGAATTGAACAAGGACAGAAGATATAATAAATCAATGTAACATATGTAGTATATATTAGCAGATTATGGAAATGGCAAGAAATAACCCACTAGATATATGCCACATTAGCCCTAAAGTAAGAGAGCTAATTAGGCAATATGCTGCTGTTAATAACTGTACGCAGACTGAAATGCTAGAGCGGATTATTTTTGAGTGGAACGCCCAACAGAGTGAGAGCGAAAGACCTCCAGGAGATGAAGATGAATAGCTATTCACATAATTAACGCAGTGTTAATTCCTGCATAAGTAAAAGCTGAAATAGAGCATACTATTCGTGGGGTGGTGATTATCTAGAATCACTGCCCCACTACTGTATAAATCTATATACTAAGATATATTTACATATCTTAGTATTTCCGCTAAAAATTTATTTAGACAGTATTTTTAGAGATTTATTATTTTAATTAGTTTGCTTTTGTTGTGAGTGGCTAAGTTTTGTATATAGGGTAGACAGTATAGCGAAATGCTAATTTTATTAAATATTGCAAAAACACAGATACACTGGCAAGCAAATTCAAGTTTACGAAAAAATAGAGGTTCAAAGCTGTACTACGTCCCGCTACGCTAACGCCCCTTGTGGGCGAAATAATCCTTGTGGGTGGCTTGCTTTTCCCTATTGCCTTTCATTTTTTTCCTGAATTTGCTCCTACGAGAGTCAATGAAAATTACACAAAGTATTTCATGAAAGCACTATTGATTTACCCACAGTTTCCCCAGTCTTTTTGGTCTTACGATCGCTTTATGAAAATTGCCGGACTCAAAGCCGTCTTGCCGCCACTGGGAATCATTACAGTGGCGGCACTCCTGCCCAAGGACTGGGAAATTAGATTTTGCGATCGCAATGTTAACTTGGAAACCGAAGCTGATTGGGAATGGTGTGACCTAGTTATTCTGTCTGCAATGCTAGTGCAGAAACCAGATTTTCATGCCCTGATTCAAAAAGCGGTGCGGTTAGGTAAAAAAGTCGCAGTTGGTGGTCCCTATCCCACTTCTATCCCCCAAGATGCCTTGAACTCCGGAGCTAATTATCTGATTTTAGATGAAGGAGAGTTGACAGTTCCCCAGTTTCTCGAAGCACTCAAAGACGGCAAAGAGCAAGGAATTTTTCGCTCCGCTGAAAAACCTGATGTTTCCCAAAGCCCCATGCCGCGTTTTGACTTGCTGCAACGGGATGCTTATTTGATGATGGCTATCCAGTTTTCTCGCGGTTGCCCCTTTAATTGCGAGTTTTGCGACATTATTACACTCTACGGTCGTAAACCCCGCACTAAAGAGCCTCACCAAACCATAGCCGAATTACAAGCTCTTTATGATTTAGGCTGGCGAGGGTCACTCTTCATCGTTGATGACAACTTTATTGGCAATCAGCGTAACGTCAAACGCTTCCTTAAAGAATTGATTCCTTGGGTGAAGCAGCACGATTACCCATTCACCTTCATCACTGAAGCTTCTGTGAATTTAGCAGAAGACGACGAACTATTGCAATTAATGAATGAAGCAGGTTTTTATGCTGTCTTTCTCGGCATTGAAACCCCTGATCAAGATAGCTTGCAAGTGACACAAAAACTGCAAAATACTCGTAATCCGCTCATCGAAGCCTGTCGCAAGATCAATGAAGCAGGTATGCTCATCTATGCAGGGTTTATCCTTGGTTTTGACGGAGAACGTCCAGGCGCAGGAGAACGGATTCAAGCTTTTGTGGAACAAACTAGTATTCCGCAACCAATGTTAGGTATTCTCCAAGCTTTGCCCAATACTGCTTTATGGAACCGTTTGCAAAAAGAGGAGCGTTTAATAGAGAGTAAGGGTATTGGTGGCACTGAAGTCGGAGACCAAAATACCTTGATGAATTTCATTCCTACACGCTCTATCAATGAAATTGCTAGAGAGTATGTAGAAGGCTTCTGGACATTGTATGAACCCAGCAACTATCTGAGACGCAGTTTCCAGCAATGCCTCAGTATTAACTCACCCTCTGGGCGAAAGCAAACAATGCAATTTTCTCCTGGTAAGGGGTTACGGCTTGTTGCTCAGTTAATCTGGCATCAAGGCTTAATGCGACCGGAAATTCGTGGGCAGTTTTGGCGACAACTATGGACGATTTTGGTGAAAAAACCGCAAGTTCTGAATATGTATTTAGGTCTATGCGCCGCTGGAGAGCATTTTTGGGAGTACCGCGCTTTAGCTAGAGAAAGGATTACTCAACAATTGGGCTACGATCCACTGAGAGAAAGACCCTGGCGATTAGAAATCGCGGCTACACAAACAAAACCCACCTCCGTGGGTTGAAGACAATGACAAATAACAAATGACCAATGACCAATGACAATCCCCACTAGTTACACTAAAGATGGTTTGGAACTTTACTTTTAAACGCAGAGGCTCGCTGAGGTAACCGCAAAGGCACGCAGAGTCTTTGTTCAAGTTTCTGCTCTGAATTTACGCAATCCTGTAAAGTCCAGATATTAACCGTTTGCAGTATAGCTTTATTTGCCTCGCCTTACTTCAACTATCAAGTTGTATACTCGGCGTTAATCCTCACGTAGTCGTAGCTTAAGTCACAACCCCAGGCTTTACCTGCGCCTTGACCATTGCCAACGCTGACTGCAATCAGCACGGGATTATCTACCCGTTGAGAATTGTTTGGTAAGGAAGAATTAGCTGCAGTTTGTTTTAAATAAGCACTGGCTGCTACACGATCAAAAGGTAGAGGTTGACCATTTTCCAACATCAAGAAATCTCCCAATTTAATTTGTAGATTTTCTTGCTCAAATGGTACACCTGCGCGTCCAGTGGCGGCGACGATGCGTCCCCAGTTGGGGTCACGTCCAAAGATTGCAGATTTCACTAGGGATGATCCGGCGATGGTTTTGGCTATTTGACGCGCTGAGGGTTCATCTTGGGTTCCTGTCACTTGCACTTCTATAAGACAGGTTGCACCTTCGCCATCACGAGCGATCGCTTTTGCTAAGTGTTGACATACTGCTGTTAACATCGCCTCTAATTTTTCCGCTTCTAGCCCCATTTCGATAATTGCTGGGGTGCGGGATTGACCATTTGCTAAGGCGATGAGGCTGTCGTTGGTGCTGGTATCGCCATCAACTGTAATGGAATTGAAACTTCTATCAGCCGCCCGACTTAACATTTGCTGCCATAAAGCTGGTGAAACAGCTGCATCGCAAGTGATAAATGCCAGCATCGTAGCCATGTTGGGGTGGATCATCCCCGAACCTTTGGCGATACCGCCAATTCTGACTGGGCGATCGCCCACAGTTGTCTCTAAAGCAATAGATTTTGTGACTAAGTCTGTGGTGATAATCGCCTGGGCTGCTTTATCTGAGCCTGTTTCTGATAGTTCTGTGACCAGTTGGGGAATGCCACTTTTCAACGCATCCATCTTAATTCGTTGCCCAATTACCCCAGTGGAAGCCAACAACACAGATTCAGAAGGAATATTCAGTGCTTGAGCGATCGCGATCGCTGATTCTAGGGCATCAAACCAGCCTTGAGTACCTGTCGCGGCGTTTGCTTGTCCAGCATTGCAGAGAATCGCTCGGGCGCTATGTTTGGCTTGCAAGCGTTGGCGACAATAATCTACACAGGCGGCTTTCACTTGACTGGTGGTGAATACACCAGCTGCGATCGCTTCTACATCTGACAATATCAAAGCTAAGTCGGGCAATCCCGAAGGTTTCAGTCCTGCGGTAATTCCTGCTGCCCTATATCCCCTTGGCGCTGTGATACCACCTGCGATTTCCTGCCAGTCTGCCATTATTCTTCTCCCACAACTATCTAGTGGCTCGACAGGCGATTATATCAAGTCTTTATGACTACTTAGGTAGTAAGTTGTTAGTTATTAATAACTTAGTCTAAAGTTCTCAAACTTACCCAAAAAATTGAAAAAGGAGAGCCACTTGGGCAGCTCTCCAGATCATCAGGGTGCATCTACATAACACAGTATATCATATTGGGGATGAGGGTCAAGACCCCTTAAATTTTTTTAGAAAAATGTGAAAATCTTGTTAAGAGCAATTTTCTACATTTCAACTGAGAGGTGAATTAATTTGTTCGTAAACCCCGTCCATTTTGAAACCAGGAGTAGTGTGGGCATCTTGCCCGCTAATACCAACAGGGAGCAAGATGCTCCCACTACTTTTAAAAACTACGGTTCTGAAAATAGATGTGGTTTAGCTAATACCAACAGGGAGCAAGATGCTCCCACTACTTTTAAAAACTACGATTCTGAAAATAGATGTGGTTTAGTTGCACTTCATATATCTGACAATCAAGAGCGCTAAAGCTCAACTACAAATCTCTCAAAACTTTTGCGGCAGACCACTAGTATGAGAAGTCTCCGAAAATATGGCAAAAAAAAAGAGAGCCACTTGGGCGTCTCTCCAGATCATCAGGGTGCATCTACATAACACAGTATATCATATTAGGGGTGAGGGGCAAGACCCATTACTTTGTTTTAGTATAATTTTTCTTGCCTATCTCACAGCTACTGAATAACCAAAAATTATCATAAGCAGTCGAGTGAGACTTTTTCGCTATTGCGGCGAGACTAGAAAAAACAGAGAGCTACGTAAGCAGCTCTCCAGATCATCAGGGTGT contains these protein-coding regions:
- a CDS encoding B12-binding domain-containing radical SAM protein, with the translated sequence MKALLIYPQFPQSFWSYDRFMKIAGLKAVLPPLGIITVAALLPKDWEIRFCDRNVNLETEADWEWCDLVILSAMLVQKPDFHALIQKAVRLGKKVAVGGPYPTSIPQDALNSGANYLILDEGELTVPQFLEALKDGKEQGIFRSAEKPDVSQSPMPRFDLLQRDAYLMMAIQFSRGCPFNCEFCDIITLYGRKPRTKEPHQTIAELQALYDLGWRGSLFIVDDNFIGNQRNVKRFLKELIPWVKQHDYPFTFITEASVNLAEDDELLQLMNEAGFYAVFLGIETPDQDSLQVTQKLQNTRNPLIEACRKINEAGMLIYAGFILGFDGERPGAGERIQAFVEQTSIPQPMLGILQALPNTALWNRLQKEERLIESKGIGGTEVGDQNTLMNFIPTRSINEIAREYVEGFWTLYEPSNYLRRSFQQCLSINSPSGRKQTMQFSPGKGLRLVAQLIWHQGLMRPEIRGQFWRQLWTILVKKPQVLNMYLGLCAAGEHFWEYRALARERITQQLGYDPLRERPWRLEIAATQTKPTSVG
- the argJ gene encoding bifunctional ornithine acetyltransferase/N-acetylglutamate synthase; this translates as MADWQEIAGGITAPRGYRAAGITAGLKPSGLPDLALILSDVEAIAAGVFTTSQVKAACVDYCRQRLQAKHSARAILCNAGQANAATGTQGWFDALESAIAIAQALNIPSESVLLASTGVIGQRIKMDALKSGIPQLVTELSETGSDKAAQAIITTDLVTKSIALETTVGDRPVRIGGIAKGSGMIHPNMATMLAFITCDAAVSPALWQQMLSRAADRSFNSITVDGDTSTNDSLIALANGQSRTPAIIEMGLEAEKLEAMLTAVCQHLAKAIARDGEGATCLIEVQVTGTQDEPSARQIAKTIAGSSLVKSAIFGRDPNWGRIVAATGRAGVPFEQENLQIKLGDFLMLENGQPLPFDRVAASAYLKQTAANSSLPNNSQRVDNPVLIAVSVGNGQGAGKAWGCDLSYDYVRINAEYTT